The following coding sequences lie in one Seriola aureovittata isolate HTS-2021-v1 ecotype China chromosome 5, ASM2101889v1, whole genome shotgun sequence genomic window:
- the LOC130168930 gene encoding uncharacterized protein LOC130168930 isoform X3, translating to MASKQTVFLLFGFMTLYVTADPQLRELIRSVAYCSPSRGTDLESVRHSIAELKQYNRDADMEPMWRRIEEELLNWEAEAEADESEQPNTVGKEMENPTPVHAPELESDPVAPEETQCVSTGEKKEDGCIKNPANESAPFSAPFMPVFLAVGSFLGHVQQLPQSKSKSCS from the exons ATGGCCAGTAAACAAACTG TTTTCCTTCTGTTCGGCTTCATGACACTTTACG TGACAGCTGATCCACAACTTCGAGAGTTGATCAGGAGCGTTGCATATTGTTCACCCAGCA GGGGCACTGATCTGGAATCTGTGAGGCACAGCATCGCAGAACTAAAGCAATATAACA GGGACGCTGATATGGAACCTATGTGGCGCAGAATCGAGGAAGAGCTACTTAATT gggaagctgaagctgaagctgatgaaTCAGAGCAACCTAATA CTGTGGGCAAAGAGATGGAGAACCCCACTCCTGTACATGCTCCCGAGCTAGAGTCTGATCCTGTGGCCCCTG AGGAGACCCAGTGCGTGTCGACTGGTGAGAAGAAAGAAGACGGATGCATCAAGAACCCAGCAAATGAGTCAGCTCccttctctgctccttttatGCCAGTGTTTCTTGCTGTGGGGTCTTTCCTGGGTCATGTTCAGCAACTTCCCCAGTCAAAGTCTAAAAGTTGCAGTTAA
- the LOC130168930 gene encoding uncharacterized protein LOC130168930 isoform X2, which translates to MLKLFTGLLNPAAGFQFTNSIMASKQTVFLLFGFMTLYVTADPQLRELIRSVAYCSPSRGTDLESVRHSIAELKQYNRDADMEPMWRRIEEELLNWEAEAEADESEQPNTVGKEMENPTPVHAPELESDPVAPEETQCVSTGEKKEDGCIKNPANESAPFSAPFMPVFLAVGSFLGHVQQLPQSKSKSCS; encoded by the exons GTTGTTAAACCCAGCAGCTGGTTTCCAGTTCACGAACAGCATCATGGCCAGTAAACAAACTG TTTTCCTTCTGTTCGGCTTCATGACACTTTACG TGACAGCTGATCCACAACTTCGAGAGTTGATCAGGAGCGTTGCATATTGTTCACCCAGCA GGGGCACTGATCTGGAATCTGTGAGGCACAGCATCGCAGAACTAAAGCAATATAACA GGGACGCTGATATGGAACCTATGTGGCGCAGAATCGAGGAAGAGCTACTTAATT gggaagctgaagctgaagctgatgaaTCAGAGCAACCTAATA CTGTGGGCAAAGAGATGGAGAACCCCACTCCTGTACATGCTCCCGAGCTAGAGTCTGATCCTGTGGCCCCTG AGGAGACCCAGTGCGTGTCGACTGGTGAGAAGAAAGAAGACGGATGCATCAAGAACCCAGCAAATGAGTCAGCTCccttctctgctccttttatGCCAGTGTTTCTTGCTGTGGGGTCTTTCCTGGGTCATGTTCAGCAACTTCCCCAGTCAAAGTCTAAAAGTTGCAGTTAA